The nucleotide window CTGGAGGTACCCTCCCCACTGGGACCAGCCAGCTCACTGGGGCCATGATTTTCGGTGGCGTACCCGGCTACACTGCTCAGAGACCAGATGCCAGAGAATGTGAATGACTGGGTGCCACTGGGTCCCTGAGCATTTGGGGCTTCCCTGGGGGCCTTCTTGTCCTCTTTGGTGGATTCCTGGTGATGGATTCGTGGAGAATGTCTTGTGGCTGCCGTGGGCTTCTTTCTCTTGGGAGTGGTTGCGCTGCTCCCTGAGCACGCAGTGGTGGTTTTCAGGTCACCTTTTCTCTGGACATTGTCAAGGAACAAGGGCCTGTCTCTCTGAAAGTTGGAATTTCGGTAGATCTGAAACAAGAGTCCTCATGTTAGTCACTGTGGGAGGGGAAGGTTCATGGCGGCCGCAGCCACCAAggcagccaccccccacccccactgtcaCAATGGCCAGGTTCCATTGTGATGGCATCCCTTTAGGTTGCCCACCGGGCTGTCCAACCCGAGAGGCCAAGCTCATGAACTACACATGATATGTGGGCTCAGGTGTCCACGTGCCTATTTGACATGACCTAGCCTGTGTCTGGGCCCAGCACACTCTCTCCCTGAGGGGCTTGTAGATTCGAGGGGAAGGCCTAGCCTTTCTCTCCCTTGTTAACAGGGTCATGGGAAAGAGATTGTCCTGGGAAAGGAAACCCTTCTGGGAGGGGAGTCATCTAAGTCCGCTGGGACTATGTGAGTGGGACAGACAGAGAACAGGGGagacaggggagggggcaggcgaGGCCTTTGTACTTTACCATCATTTTCTTGTTCCCCAGAGAGTGACCTGAGGGGTTGCTGGCTCGGATTTTGCTGAACCCGTACAGGTTCATGAGGCGGATGAAGCTCTTTAAGCTGTCGGTCTCGAAGATCCTCTCTGCGCCTCTCCGGTGAAGAACCTCCCGCTGGAAGAGGTCTTCGTCGATGACCACGGCGTCTCCGTCCTCGTTCCAGCGCACCGACGTGAAGGCGTCGTCCTCCACGATCCTCCAAAGCTTCCTCGGGAAGGAGAGCCCGAGAATGTTTTCTTCCACGTTGGCGGCACCATGGTCTTGGGCCTGTGGCTGTGGGTTGTCTTGAGGTCCTGGATCTCGGTTCACAGCTTCATCCTCATTCTTCTCGAAAATCTCCCCAGAATCCACATTTGGATCCGGGGATAAATCAGACGGGATCCCTGTCGCTGGCTCTCCATCCCCAGGTGGGGCCAGCTTGACTTCATACACTTGTCGGTACCCTGACTAGCCATGGAGCCAGTCTAGATCAGGAGCATCTTTGCCCCGAGACTGTCTCACTGGACGTTCGAGTCAGAAATGCCTTGGGCCAGTGCAGGGACGCCCAATAAATAGTGTTCACAGGATTCTAGAGCCCGGTCGTGGGGCAACCAGCTGCCTGAGTCCCCACCCTCTGTCACGTGATGTCACAAAGGTGGCTCAGAGCCAGTCTGCACAGGGAGCCCTGGccaaggctgggggaggggccacGCACAGGGCCCCCAGCTCCTCTCTTGTCTCAAAGTACACAAAAGTATGGTCCACCTTGCCCAGAAAGGCTCTCGTCTGTAGCCAGGCACATTGCTTCCTGGGGCCCGGCCCAGGGAGGGTAGGGAAACCCAGATCCCAGCTCCTTGCCCACCCCTAGAGACGGCGGGGGGGGCACCCACTGAGGGCCTCCGATCAGCTCAAGGGCCAGGCCCTGCATGGTCCTGGCTTGGCTACCGCCCAATCCGCCCCAGTCGGCGGGGCCCTCGGGGGGCAGTCCCTGGAGGTCCAGTTGGCCTAGTCTCACTCGGTAGCCCCCCTCTTCTTTGtgaccccccccccacttcctgcTATGGTCTCTCCCACCTGCTCCTGCTGGCAGTTGGTCCTGCTCAGCTGGGCCTGAGCATACAGTCCCCCGTTCCCATCCCTGGGTCAAGTTGTCCCCAGAGTAGGGCTGTGCTCAAGCACGGTGGGAGCATACCTCTTGTTCCTCGACCTCAGTGTCCCCCACAGCACCCCCTCCTCTGCTGTGCCATAGAGTCTCCTGTGAGCTCAGCTTGTCCCTGCTCTCGTCCCTCTCCACGTCACAGTGTGATTGCTTTTAGTTTCCACCTGTTCCCTCGAGAAATTACCCTCGCCACCCAAGATGGGCTCACCCTGGGGACACTTGAGTTGGCCCGTTGCGGCCCTCCCGCACacacctgcctccagcctcccccaAGGCTGGCTGCCTCTGAAGCCCTGCTTCCTGGCCTGGTAGAGGGGTTTGGGCAGCCTGCCCAGATTTCCGGCCCCCCTTCCAAACTGGATCTCCTGGGAGCATTTCCCCTTTCAATGCCTTGATCGTGGGGTGCGGCATATGTTGTGTTGAAACAAATCACTTCACAGACCCGCTCCCAGGCCGGCCCCACCGCCCTCGCCCCGAGCCCACACCCACCCCGACTCCCGTGTCGCCCTCCCGCCTCCACCTCACTGGCAGATGCATTGAGTACTGGTGTTGGCTCCGGGCTGATGTTTCAAAGGGCCTGCTTCCTACAGACTCACTTGCGAGCAAGATTCCTATTCGGTTAGTGGGATGGGACTAGCAGCCAACGTGGAGTACCTGAACCCAGGAGAGCCGGGGTGTGGGCCGGGACAACACCCGGGTCAAAGTCATCTTCACGTATGAGAGGGCGGGACGGCGGTGTGGGGGATACATGTTCTCTCCCCCCAGGGCCACTCTGTTCTCCATCCTCACTGGTGCCATGGCTAGGCCGCCCCCCCCACCGCTCCCCGGGAGGCCCTAGCTCCTTGTGTCAGCTCCGCCACCCAGAAGGGCCAGTCgccctctctgaggctcagtccTCTGTGTCTAAACAGGGAGCACCATGCAGGTTTGAGAGAGAGCCTCCCGAGGGGACTTTGAGTCCAAAAGTTGGAACCCTCGATTAGCCCCCGGCTCGAGACGCGGGCCTACTTCATGGTCTTCGTGCTTCTCCACACTTTCCCTGGTGTTCACTCTAGAGTCAGCAAGGGCTGGCGGGGCCTGCCGTGAGACCTGAGCAATTCAGTGGCAGCTTCAAGGAAAGCCACACTTTAAAAGCCATTGCTGGCTTCTCCGAAGGGGGCTCCTGGACTCTCCAGCTTCTGTCAGTTGCAGCCCTAAGACTTTCCCAGAGCTCGTTCGAGGATGAAGCGGGTACTTTGCCGAGGCCTCGGCGAGCTCCGAGCTCTGCTGGTGCCGTCAAGGGACGGGCCCGTTGGGTGGGAGGGAAATGGGAGAGGAATGGCTTGGGGATGCACAGTCTGGTGCTCCGCAGAGCACGCAGGCATTGGGTGGGGTCGGGCTGGCTTGAGGCCCTCTCAGGTCCTAGCTCTTCTGTGGGACCCTTGCCTGACGTTCTGTGTTTTGAGTCCCCAAATCTCGGCTGGGGCCGAGTCAAGGACAGCAAGTGCATCTTGTCCCCTGAGGAGGACAGAGCCACAGTGCCGTCTTGGGTGAGGGCACTGGCCTATGGGAAACTCGGCCTCCCGCGGCTAAGCCATCTGGGCCCTGGCATGTCagcccgggccccggggccgccACGGAGACGGGCCTTCTTTGCTTCCTTGCTCAAGACCCCTTGGCAGAGAGGATTGCTCTGGCATGGCCCAGAGGCCCCAGAGCTGGCCAGAGCCCTGGGCCGGCGACTCCAGCAGGACACGGCCAGGTGGGCTAGGAGGACGGCCACCCCGAAGGGGACACTAGGTCCGTGTGAACTCGCCACAGCTTCTGCGTGGCCCTGGGGAAAGTGCTGAGCGCTGGGCCTGGGGCCCAAGGCCCTTGGGCCATCTGGGGCTCCCCGGGGCCCAGCAGCCACCCCTCCCCGGCCTCATCCCTGCAGGCGCCACCCTTGCCCTGTCATGGGTCCCTGCACACTTCAGGGGCCTCCTCAGCCCCATTAGGAGGAAGCCTGTGTGGCAGCCGTGGCCCCCGGGGCAACGTCCcaggctgcctcctcctcctccccgggcccagaggcccgcccccccaccccgtggccTGCACTTGCGCTGTGGGGCACAGCACCCCGGGCCGGGCCCCCCGACACCGTGCTCCCCAACCTCGGGTCCTGTAGGGCCCCgcaccagccccaggccccacggCGGTGGGTCTGATCACAGCAGCTGCGTCCCGGGGCACCCCGCTCACATCTTCCTGCACAGGTGCCACTGTTTCCCATGCAGCTCACAGTGGCAGACTGCCGGCCACGTGGAGCCCGCCTGCCTGCCATCCGACCCCACCCACCTCACCCTACCTCTGCTGGGAACACGAGCTGGAGCCCCACGGTTCTGAGaccccaggcctggctccctCTCGAGCTGCCGACCTGAGTCCCCTCCCGCGCGGTCTGTCGCTTGCCTTTGTCCAGGAGCCTGCTGGGCCCGGAACAGATCACCTCACAACCGGATGGCTTAGGAATAAGGAACAGTCATTTCTCCTGGTGCTGGAGGCTGGAATTGTGAGGTGCCAGCAAGGGGGAGCCAGAGTCCTGTCCTGGCTCCAGCTGACACCTCCTCCTGGGTCCTCTCATGTTGGAGGGACCTGGGGAACTCTCTGGAGCCTCTCTTAGAAGGTGGAGCCCCATCCAGGAGGGTTGCGCCCTCTGAAGCACCTCCCAGAGGGCCTGTCGCCAAACGCCATCGTGTCTGGCACTTGGGATTTCCACACATGTTGGGGGGGATGGGGCACGTTCCGACCATAGCGCTCCcatcctgcctgctgcccccctgGCCATAGGCCCCTGGGCGGAGTCCTGCTGGGAGGGGCTCCCCTGTGACTGGACCTGTGCCAGCGCCACCCAGGGGCTGCTGGCCTTGCAGCCTCTCCTGGTCTGGTCCTCTTCCTGGAGCAGCCCCAGATCCCTGGAGCCCCCCGCGATTGCTGATGGGCCCTTGGGAAGCGACAGGTCTGTCCCTCAGAGGCTGGTGTGGATCCAGGGTGAGGTACCAGGGTTCAGCAGTCAGTTGAGGGGCCCCTGAAGA belongs to Canis lupus familiaris isolate Mischka breed German Shepherd chromosome X, alternate assembly UU_Cfam_GSD_1.0, whole genome shotgun sequence and includes:
- the LOC119878044 gene encoding heat shock transcription factor, X-linked member 3-like, which produces MAPVRMENRVALGGENMYPPHRRPALSYVKMTLTRVLSRPTPRLSWVQGLPPEGPADWGGLGGSQARTMQGLALELIGGPQWVPPPPSLGSGYRQVYEVKLAPPGDGEPATGIPSDLSPDPNVDSGEIFEKNEDEAVNRDPGPQDNPQPQAQDHGAANVEENILGLSFPRKLWRIVEDDAFTSVRWNEDGDAVVIDEDLFQREVLHRRGAERIFETDSLKSFIRLMNLYGFSKIRASNPSGHSLGNKKMMIYRNSNFQRDRPLFLDNVQRKGDLKTTTACSGSSATTPKRKKPTAATRHSPRIHHQESTKEDKKAPREAPNAQGPSGTQSFTFSGIWSLSSVAGYATENHGPSELAGPSGEGTSRNVMFASPALAGRDGAGELPPAPPVYPDYRSVMSLYNTCYSILLAALSVMSPNEAPSENEEHEGSSDYKCALCEHFKENPGP